A genomic stretch from Desulfatirhabdium butyrativorans DSM 18734 includes:
- the lptA gene encoding lipopolysaccharide transport periplasmic protein LptA, producing the protein MADDKPLAGAGADKESERIHITSDSLVTDNNANYAEFIGNVSATQGTTLITSDKLRIYYQVAGSGKEKKITSQDAVKRIVATGNVTIRFDNKVAVTEQAEYITDSGMIILTGANSRVTSGSNYVSGDKITLYRNQDKVTVERSKDKRVEAVFYPSEQGQKP; encoded by the coding sequence TTGGCTGACGATAAGCCGCTCGCCGGGGCAGGAGCGGACAAGGAAAGTGAACGGATTCACATCACATCGGACAGCCTTGTAACGGACAACAATGCCAATTATGCGGAATTTATCGGTAATGTCAGTGCTACCCAGGGTACGACACTGATCACATCCGATAAATTGCGCATTTACTATCAGGTGGCCGGCTCCGGAAAAGAGAAAAAGATCACCAGCCAGGACGCCGTCAAAAGAATCGTTGCCACAGGTAATGTGACCATTCGTTTTGATAACAAAGTGGCTGTTACAGAACAGGCCGAATATATTACTGATTCCGGAATGATCATTCTGACGGGGGCGAATTCGCGGGTGACAAGCGGCTCGAATTATGTATCGGGGGACAAGATCACCCTGTATCGAAATCAGGACAAGGTGACTGTCGAGCGCAGCAAGGACAAGCGGGTCGAAGCCGTATTCTATCCGAGTGAACAAGGCCAGAAGCCTTGA
- the recA gene encoding recombinase RecA, protein MSVPDKDKAIESAMSQIERQFGKGSIMKLGSRTVEDIPAIPTGSLALDRALGIGGLPRGRVVEIFGPESSGKTTLALHAVANIQKQGGVAAFIDAEHALDVTYARKLGVNCDELLVSQPDTGEQALEIADMLVRSGAMDIIVIDSVAALVPRAEIEGEMGDSHMGLQARLMSQALRKLTGTISKTMTCVIFINQIRMKIGVMFGNPETTTGGNALKFYASVRLDIRKISTIKEGQDVIGSRTKVKVVKNKVAPPFKEAEFDILYGEGISAIGDVLDVGVEVGVIEKSGAWYSFGGERIGQGRNNVKAFFTDNPDVYQAVIHRVREAIGLTAPKQATVPET, encoded by the coding sequence ATGAGCGTTCCGGACAAGGACAAAGCCATCGAGTCTGCCATGAGTCAGATCGAGCGCCAATTCGGCAAAGGTTCCATCATGAAGCTGGGCAGCCGCACGGTCGAAGATATTCCGGCCATCCCGACAGGCTCGCTTGCGCTTGACAGAGCACTTGGCATTGGGGGGCTGCCCCGCGGCCGGGTAGTGGAAATTTTCGGGCCTGAATCCTCCGGGAAAACCACCCTGGCGCTGCATGCCGTTGCCAACATTCAGAAACAGGGCGGGGTTGCCGCGTTCATCGACGCCGAGCACGCCCTCGATGTCACCTATGCCCGGAAACTCGGCGTCAACTGTGACGAGCTGCTCGTCTCCCAGCCAGACACCGGAGAGCAGGCCCTCGAAATTGCCGATATGCTCGTTCGAAGCGGCGCGATGGACATCATCGTCATCGACTCGGTTGCGGCTCTCGTACCGCGGGCGGAGATCGAAGGTGAAATGGGCGACAGCCACATGGGGCTCCAGGCCAGACTGATGTCCCAGGCGCTTCGCAAACTCACCGGCACCATCAGCAAAACCATGACATGTGTGATTTTCATCAACCAGATTCGAATGAAAATCGGGGTCATGTTCGGGAATCCCGAAACCACGACAGGCGGAAACGCCCTGAAATTCTATGCGTCGGTTCGTCTCGACATCCGGAAAATCAGCACCATCAAGGAAGGCCAGGATGTCATCGGCAGCCGAACCAAGGTGAAAGTCGTCAAAAACAAGGTCGCGCCGCCTTTCAAGGAAGCGGAATTCGACATTCTCTACGGCGAAGGCATTTCCGCCATCGGCGATGTGCTGGATGTCGGTGTCGAGGTCGGGGTGATCGAAAAAAGCGGCGCCTGGTATTCCTTCGGCGGCGAGCGGATCGGTCAGGGAAGAAACAACGTCAAGGCTTTTTTCACCGACAACCCCGATGTCTATCAGGCAGTGATCCACAGGGTGCGTGAAGCCATCGGTCTCACCGCCCCCAAGCAAGCAACGGTGCCAGAAACATAA
- a CDS encoding KdsC family phosphatase — protein MIERAETRVIERARRIRLLLLDVDGVLTDGSIIYDDDGIETKVFNVKDGMGIRLLQIGNIEVGIATGRTSGALVHRCRNLGITRIFQGLKNKTVVLETIRNDLGLAVDQIAFVGDDLVDIAIMKRVGLAIAVADAHEAVIDVSHMVCRATGGHGAVREVAEYILKAQNQWYDILKRFSE, from the coding sequence ATGATCGAACGAGCGGAAACCCGGGTGATCGAACGTGCAAGACGAATCCGACTGCTTTTGCTGGATGTGGATGGTGTCTTGACTGACGGATCGATCATTTACGATGATGACGGCATCGAAACAAAAGTGTTCAATGTCAAGGACGGGATGGGTATCCGTCTGTTACAGATCGGCAACATCGAAGTGGGCATCGCTACCGGAAGGACATCGGGTGCCTTGGTTCATCGTTGCCGCAATCTGGGCATTACCCGTATTTTCCAGGGTCTGAAGAACAAAACGGTCGTTCTGGAAACCATACGAAACGATCTCGGACTGGCGGTAGATCAGATCGCATTTGTCGGAGACGACCTGGTGGACATTGCCATCATGAAACGGGTAGGGCTGGCAATTGCAGTTGCTGACGCCCATGAAGCAGTCATCGATGTCAGTCACATGGTTTGCAGAGCTACGGGCGGTCATGGTGCTGTTCGAGAAGTTGCTGAATATATTCTGAAAGCCCAGAATCAATGGTACGATATTCTGAAGCGGTTTTCTGAATGA
- the lptB gene encoding LPS export ABC transporter ATP-binding protein has translation MSSLLSLVDLVKTYGGRKVVDRASIRISGNRVVGLLGPNGAGKTTTFYMAVGMIKPDSGTVSLDGEEVTRLPMYQRARKGIGYLPQETSVFRKLSVRENILVVLEYLGLPDHEMQDRADHLLDELGIRNLEHQRASSLSGGERRRLEIARALSTKPAFILLDEPFAGIDPLAVIDIKNIIGHLRNKGIGILISDHNVRETLGVCDEAYILSEGKVIEHGVPETIAASPVCRKIYLGEDFTL, from the coding sequence TTGAGCAGTCTGTTGAGTCTTGTCGATCTGGTAAAGACCTATGGCGGCAGAAAAGTCGTCGATCGTGCCAGCATCCGGATATCCGGCAATCGTGTAGTCGGCTTGCTGGGTCCGAATGGCGCCGGGAAAACGACCACTTTCTATATGGCCGTCGGCATGATCAAACCGGACAGCGGTACCGTATCGCTCGATGGCGAGGAAGTGACCCGGTTGCCGATGTATCAGCGTGCAAGAAAGGGTATCGGCTATCTTCCCCAGGAAACGTCCGTGTTCCGGAAGCTGAGCGTGCGGGAGAATATTCTCGTCGTTCTGGAATATCTCGGGCTTCCCGATCATGAAATGCAGGATCGTGCCGATCATCTGCTCGATGAGCTGGGTATACGCAATCTCGAACACCAGCGCGCCAGTTCGCTTTCCGGTGGAGAAAGGCGAAGGCTTGAAATTGCCAGGGCCCTGAGTACGAAACCCGCATTCATTTTGCTTGATGAACCATTCGCAGGGATCGATCCGCTGGCAGTCATCGACATCAAAAACATCATCGGTCATTTGCGGAATAAAGGCATTGGCATCCTGATTTCAGATCACAATGTGCGGGAAACGCTCGGGGTTTGCGATGAGGCCTATATTTTGAGCGAAGGCAAGGTGATCGAGCACGGCGTTCCGGAAACCATTGCGGCAAGCCCCGTATGCCGAAAGATCTATCTTGGCGAGGATTTTACCCTGTAG
- the thpR gene encoding RNA 2',3'-cyclic phosphodiesterase → MGIRSFIAIDLPESLLDLVQRIQKDFRKMGFSFRWVKPEQVHITLKFMEDLAPDDQLAIQEALTETAAQSAPFALTLQGCGVFPNLRAPRVLWLGMGGAIDALGVLQKRLDRFISQKTHDRIAMEDRPFKAHLTIARIKGGVDAKPLLTALKSHAGFQSEPFTVSELHWIESRLNPTGPVYRHLSTVSFGAKASEP, encoded by the coding sequence ATGGGCATCCGTTCGTTTATCGCCATCGACCTTCCGGAAAGCCTGCTCGATCTCGTTCAACGGATCCAGAAGGATTTCCGAAAGATGGGCTTTTCCTTCCGGTGGGTCAAGCCGGAGCAGGTTCATATCACGCTCAAATTCATGGAAGATCTGGCGCCCGACGATCAGCTCGCCATCCAGGAAGCGCTGACCGAAACCGCAGCCCAAAGCGCTCCTTTTGCGCTCACGCTTCAGGGATGCGGCGTTTTCCCGAATCTGCGAGCGCCCCGGGTACTCTGGCTCGGCATGGGAGGCGCCATCGATGCACTGGGCGTTCTCCAAAAACGCCTGGATCGATTCATATCACAGAAAACCCATGATCGAATTGCCATGGAGGATCGACCATTCAAGGCGCATCTGACCATTGCCAGAATCAAGGGAGGCGTCGATGCCAAGCCCCTGCTGACCGCCTTGAAATCCCATGCGGGTTTTCAATCCGAGCCTTTCACGGTTTCCGAGCTCCACTGGATCGAAAGCCGGTTGAACCCGACAGGCCCTGTATATCGGCATCTCAGCACCGTTTCTTTTGGAGCCAAAGCTTCTGAACCGTGA
- a CDS encoding M23 family metallopeptidase — MRLHKQKRSSSIHLLPVILVLVIGVLAFGGYKFLSHFEGEAPVVDAAIGAAWNPTREFTIHVTDRKSGIRRVQIVLTQQGRDAQLFDQLFEKNIPHRLDLPFKVDLRRHRISEGPATLVITARDMSWRGWFHGNKTEIRFDTVIDTRAPRLTVLTRFHNISQGGAGLVVYQLSKPCPRHGVQVGEHFFHGTEGLFKNPLIMAAMIALDYKAGTGTEMVVTATDAAGNTARSPFPYHILRKAFRRETIPITDAFLKQKMPEFRIDPASGGSDMSLLDKFIFINQQQRETDSQRLNSLTNKQSPAMLWDGTVFLRLPNAAPKAGFADHRIYLYNGRVIDEQDHMGVDLASLRQSPVPAANTGVVVETGPFGIYGNTVMIDHGMGLFSFYAHLSTIVVQKGQKVTKGDLIGTTGATGMAAGDHLHFAMTVGDVFVNPIEWWDESWIQHNITDKIQDVRTIDK; from the coding sequence ATGCGCCTTCACAAACAAAAACGATCTTCTTCCATCCATCTGCTTCCTGTCATTCTGGTCCTGGTCATCGGAGTGCTTGCGTTTGGAGGATACAAATTCCTCTCGCATTTCGAAGGCGAAGCCCCGGTCGTTGACGCCGCTATCGGCGCGGCATGGAATCCGACCCGGGAATTCACCATTCATGTTACAGACAGGAAAAGCGGTATCCGCAGGGTTCAAATCGTTCTGACGCAACAGGGCAGGGATGCCCAACTGTTCGATCAACTTTTCGAAAAAAACATCCCCCATCGACTCGATCTTCCTTTCAAGGTGGATCTTCGCAGACATCGCATCTCGGAAGGACCTGCCACACTGGTCATCACTGCCCGAGACATGTCCTGGCGCGGCTGGTTTCACGGCAACAAGACCGAAATCCGTTTCGATACAGTGATCGATACCAGAGCTCCCCGCCTCACGGTGCTGACCCGGTTTCACAACATCAGCCAGGGAGGTGCCGGGCTCGTCGTTTATCAGCTTTCCAAGCCCTGTCCCAGGCACGGCGTTCAAGTCGGAGAGCATTTCTTTCATGGAACCGAGGGATTGTTCAAGAATCCCCTGATCATGGCCGCCATGATCGCTCTCGATTACAAGGCGGGAACAGGCACCGAAATGGTGGTCACCGCCACGGACGCGGCCGGAAATACGGCCAGATCACCTTTTCCGTACCATATTTTACGGAAAGCGTTCCGGAGGGAAACCATCCCGATCACCGATGCATTTCTCAAACAGAAAATGCCCGAGTTCCGGATTGATCCTGCCTCCGGTGGAAGCGACATGTCTTTGCTCGATAAATTTATCTTCATCAACCAGCAGCAGCGGGAAACGGACAGTCAGCGCCTGAACTCGCTTACCAATAAGCAGTCGCCAGCCATGCTTTGGGATGGAACGGTCTTTTTGCGCCTGCCAAACGCTGCACCCAAGGCCGGATTTGCCGACCATCGCATCTATCTGTACAATGGCAGGGTGATCGACGAGCAGGATCACATGGGCGTAGATCTGGCATCCCTTCGCCAAAGCCCCGTGCCTGCCGCAAACACGGGTGTCGTTGTCGAAACAGGTCCCTTCGGAATCTATGGGAATACCGTCATGATCGATCATGGCATGGGGCTTTTCTCGTTCTATGCACATCTTTCGACGATCGTGGTCCAGAAGGGGCAGAAAGTGACAAAGGGAGACCTGATCGGAACGACAGGGGCAACAGGCATGGCTGCCGGGGATCATCTTCATTTCGCCATGACGGTAGGCGATGTCTTTGTCAACCCGATTGAATGGTGGGATGAATCCTGGATTCAGCACAATATCACCGACAAGATCCAGGATGTCCGCACCATAGACAAATGA
- the alaS gene encoding alanine--tRNA ligase, with protein MTGNEIRSKFIEYFQKHNHQHVRSASLVPQDDPTLLFTNAGMVQFKRTFLGEEKRPYARAVTSQKCVRAGGKHNDLENVGYTARHHTFFEMLGNFSFGDYFKEKAIEFAWDLLTNGYGLPADKLYASVFFEDDDAYGLWQRVVGLPDERIVRFGEKDNFWAMGDTGPCGPCSEILIDRGPQFGCGKPECKVGCDCDRYLEIWNLVFMQFNRDETGTMTPLPKPSIDTGMGLERIVSIIQDAPTNYDTDLIRPILEETERLSGKSIDTSFETKVAMKVIADHSRAAAFLIGDGVLPSNEGRGYVLRRILRRAIRYGRHIGLSKPFLHRTAAVVFDIMKPTYPELLEAAPFITTVIENEERRFSETLDNGMRLLEDTLAEMQAKGESVVPGSVVFKLYDTFGFPVDIVQDVIRDKRLSVDMEGFNHAMAQQRAQSRSTIRFTGTQEAFRELAAEGTRPEFVGYDRLRHTSDILVLAMDGKPVDSASTGQHIEIVTRQTPFYGEAGGQMGDRGLIQSVTDAGSALRIDIHRTIKDPTGIIIHQGTVRSGDVRVGQQVELCVDEENRKATACNHTATHILHAALRSIIGDHVKQAGSLVSAERLRFDFTHFSALGADQIEAIEKWVNACIRANVPVSIVEMAAEDAFKTGAMALFEEKYGDRVRVISLADFSKELCGGTHTDRTGNIGLFKILSEASVASGVRRIEALTGDAALTHIQGIERDFRKCADALKGRPEEAFDRIEKLIARQKRLEKEVEAVKLQLATGGTGGGKEPEEFPIRSIAGVPVLIREVAIESPAALREVADRFRDRIRSGIVVLGAKSEGKAMLLVAVTKDLSDRFHAGKLIQAMAETVGGKGGGRPDMAQAGGPRVDQLSGALELAASLIESQAS; from the coding sequence ATGACCGGAAACGAAATCCGATCCAAGTTCATCGAATATTTCCAGAAACACAACCATCAGCACGTGCGCAGCGCATCGCTCGTGCCGCAGGATGATCCGACCCTGCTGTTCACCAACGCCGGAATGGTTCAATTCAAACGAACCTTTCTCGGCGAGGAAAAACGCCCATACGCGCGGGCCGTCACATCCCAGAAATGCGTCCGCGCCGGAGGCAAGCACAACGATCTGGAAAACGTCGGCTATACGGCGAGGCACCATACGTTTTTCGAAATGCTCGGCAATTTTTCCTTCGGGGATTATTTCAAGGAAAAAGCCATCGAATTCGCCTGGGATCTGCTGACCAACGGTTACGGGCTTCCAGCAGACAAGCTCTATGCTTCGGTGTTTTTCGAGGATGACGATGCCTACGGGTTGTGGCAGCGGGTTGTGGGGCTTCCGGATGAGCGGATCGTGCGCTTCGGTGAAAAAGACAATTTCTGGGCCATGGGAGACACCGGGCCCTGCGGCCCATGCTCCGAAATCCTGATCGACCGGGGGCCGCAGTTCGGCTGTGGGAAGCCCGAATGCAAGGTCGGATGCGATTGCGATCGCTACCTCGAAATCTGGAACCTCGTCTTCATGCAGTTCAACCGGGATGAAACCGGAACCATGACGCCGCTGCCCAAACCAAGCATCGATACGGGCATGGGCCTCGAGCGGATCGTATCGATCATCCAGGATGCCCCGACCAATTACGACACCGATCTCATTCGCCCCATTCTGGAAGAAACCGAAAGACTGAGCGGCAAATCCATCGACACATCCTTCGAAACGAAGGTGGCCATGAAGGTCATTGCCGACCACAGCCGTGCCGCGGCATTTCTGATCGGTGACGGCGTGCTCCCTTCCAACGAAGGAAGGGGATATGTGCTGCGCCGGATTCTGCGGCGGGCCATCCGCTACGGACGCCATATCGGGCTGAGCAAGCCTTTCCTGCACCGGACGGCTGCCGTCGTTTTCGACATCATGAAGCCGACCTACCCGGAGCTTCTGGAAGCAGCCCCCTTCATCACGACGGTCATCGAAAACGAGGAGCGCCGGTTTTCGGAAACGCTCGACAACGGTATGCGCCTCCTGGAAGACACGCTCGCCGAAATGCAGGCAAAAGGAGAATCCGTCGTACCGGGCAGCGTCGTATTCAAACTCTATGACACCTTCGGTTTTCCGGTCGATATCGTCCAGGATGTCATCCGGGACAAAAGACTTTCGGTCGACATGGAAGGGTTCAATCACGCCATGGCGCAGCAGCGGGCGCAGTCGCGCAGCACGATCCGGTTTACGGGAACCCAGGAGGCTTTCCGGGAACTGGCGGCGGAAGGAACCCGGCCCGAATTCGTCGGATACGACCGCCTGCGGCATACATCCGATATTCTGGTGCTCGCCATGGACGGGAAACCCGTCGATTCGGCCTCCACCGGTCAACACATCGAAATCGTCACCCGTCAAACGCCGTTCTATGGAGAAGCCGGGGGGCAGATGGGTGATCGCGGGCTCATCCAGTCGGTCACGGATGCCGGAAGTGCGCTGCGCATCGATATTCACCGCACCATCAAGGACCCGACAGGCATCATCATCCATCAGGGAACGGTGCGATCCGGAGATGTCCGGGTGGGGCAGCAGGTCGAGCTCTGCGTCGATGAAGAAAACCGGAAGGCAACGGCCTGCAACCATACGGCCACCCACATCCTGCATGCAGCCCTGCGCAGCATCATCGGAGATCATGTCAAACAGGCCGGATCCCTGGTCAGTGCGGAACGTCTCCGCTTCGATTTCACCCATTTTTCCGCCCTTGGCGCCGACCAGATCGAAGCGATCGAAAAATGGGTCAATGCCTGCATCCGCGCCAACGTTCCCGTTTCCATCGTCGAGATGGCCGCGGAAGATGCTTTCAAAACAGGCGCCATGGCCCTGTTCGAAGAAAAATACGGCGACCGGGTCCGGGTGATTTCCCTTGCCGATTTCAGCAAGGAGCTCTGCGGCGGAACCCATACGGACCGCACCGGAAACATCGGCCTTTTCAAAATCCTCTCCGAGGCCAGCGTGGCCTCCGGTGTGCGCCGGATCGAAGCATTGACGGGCGATGCGGCACTCACCCATATCCAGGGCATCGAACGGGATTTTCGGAAATGCGCCGATGCGCTCAAGGGCCGACCCGAAGAAGCCTTCGATCGCATCGAAAAATTGATTGCACGCCAGAAACGTCTGGAAAAGGAAGTGGAAGCCGTCAAATTGCAGTTGGCGACAGGCGGAACCGGTGGCGGCAAAGAACCGGAGGAATTTCCCATTCGCTCCATTGCCGGCGTCCCGGTCCTGATCCGGGAAGTCGCCATTGAATCTCCTGCCGCCCTGCGGGAAGTAGCGGATCGTTTCCGGGACCGCATCCGCTCCGGCATCGTCGTTCTGGGGGCCAAATCCGAAGGCAAGGCCATGCTGCTGGTTGCCGTCACCAAAGACCTGAGCGATCGCTTTCATGCCGGCAAGCTGATCCAGGCCATGGCGGAAACCGTCGGCGGAAAAGGCGGCGGGAGGCCGGACATGGCCCAGGCAGGCGGCCCGCGGGTGGATCAGCTTTCCGGGGCGCTCGAACTGGCCGCATCCCTCATCGAATCTCAGGCATCCTGA
- the kdsA gene encoding 3-deoxy-8-phosphooctulonate synthase, translated as MPIFPEKSWTPEGWTGGFFLIAGPCVIEDAETTKAIASYLKELTARLGISLVFKASYDKANRTSAFSYRGPGLEKGLAILDAIRRDVGVPVLSDVHSVAEMAPAAQVLDILQIPAFLCRQTDILQAAGRTGKPINVKKGQFLAPWDMRHVIEKIRQVGNHRIFLTERGTLFGYNSLVVDFRSMVWMKQFACPVVFDATHSVQIPGGQGDRSGGERALAPHLARAAVAAGADGIFMEVHPDPDKALCDGPNSLALRDLPELLKQLKTIYDILHVHAP; from the coding sequence ATGCCGATTTTCCCTGAGAAATCATGGACGCCCGAAGGATGGACGGGCGGATTTTTTCTGATTGCAGGGCCATGCGTCATCGAAGATGCGGAAACGACCAAAGCCATCGCCTCCTATCTGAAGGAGTTGACAGCAAGGCTTGGCATTTCCTTGGTGTTCAAGGCATCCTACGACAAGGCAAACCGGACATCTGCATTTTCCTATCGAGGCCCAGGACTCGAAAAAGGGCTCGCCATACTCGATGCCATTCGCAGGGACGTTGGTGTTCCTGTTCTCTCCGATGTGCATTCCGTTGCCGAAATGGCGCCTGCCGCCCAGGTGCTCGACATTCTGCAGATACCGGCTTTCTTGTGCAGGCAGACGGATATTCTGCAGGCTGCCGGTAGAACCGGAAAACCGATAAACGTGAAAAAAGGGCAGTTCCTGGCGCCCTGGGATATGCGGCATGTTATCGAAAAAATTCGTCAGGTCGGCAACCATCGCATCTTTTTGACCGAGCGGGGAACACTATTCGGATACAACAGCCTCGTGGTCGATTTTCGTTCGATGGTCTGGATGAAGCAATTCGCCTGCCCGGTGGTTTTCGATGCCACGCACAGTGTACAGATACCTGGCGGTCAGGGGGATCGCTCTGGAGGAGAGCGAGCGCTCGCACCTCATCTGGCAAGGGCAGCCGTTGCTGCAGGGGCGGACGGCATTTTCATGGAAGTCCATCCCGATCCGGACAAGGCGCTCTGCGATGGGCCCAATTCGCTTGCGCTTCGTGATTTGCCTGAGCTTTTGAAGCAGTTGAAAACCATTTACGATATCCTGCATGTGCATGCACCCTGA
- the lptC gene encoding LPS export ABC transporter periplasmic protein LptC, whose translation MIQPFRNFLRAGGISSWNRPERIRSALILVIVATIGLLIALFIGYRLLRSDPQKLISSIQQQASMSIGKVHQVSTRDGVKEWVLDAESAQVVDEARKLMLEGVSVVYFLSNGDQVTLKGKNGFLKTDSSDIEVFGDVVVTYQTYRLETARLLYDHGQRQITCPTQVVLTSETSVLTADSMSFDLNQNRSSFEGNVEVIFHEHIRM comes from the coding sequence ATGATTCAGCCTTTTCGAAATTTTCTCCGGGCAGGCGGCATCTCCTCCTGGAACCGGCCGGAGCGCATCCGAAGCGCTTTGATCCTGGTGATTGTCGCGACCATTGGATTGCTCATCGCGCTTTTTATCGGATATCGGCTGCTCAGGAGTGACCCGCAAAAGCTGATTTCATCGATTCAGCAGCAGGCCAGCATGTCGATCGGAAAGGTCCATCAGGTATCGACCCGGGACGGTGTCAAGGAGTGGGTGCTGGACGCGGAATCGGCGCAAGTGGTTGACGAGGCCCGGAAATTGATGTTAGAAGGAGTTTCAGTCGTTTATTTCCTTTCCAATGGGGATCAGGTTACCCTGAAAGGAAAGAACGGTTTTTTAAAAACGGACTCGAGCGATATCGAAGTATTCGGTGATGTTGTTGTGACCTATCAAACCTACCGGCTTGAAACCGCCAGACTGCTGTATGATCACGGGCAACGCCAGATTACCTGCCCGACACAGGTGGTGCTGACCAGTGAAACTTCGGTGTTGACGGCGGATTCCATGTCTTTCGATCTCAATCAAAACCGTTCTTCTTTTGAAGGCAATGTCGAGGTGATTTTTCATGAGCATATTCGCATGTAG
- a CDS encoding homocysteine biosynthesis protein: MKPYKVQKTFREINEKIRTGEVVVVTAEEMVGIVREQGAVEAARSVDVVTTGTFSPMCSSGAFINFGHSAPGIKASKVWLNNVPAYGGIAAVDCYIGATEPCEDDPLNKVYPGEFNYGGGHVIQDLTAGKKVFLRATAYGTDCYPNKFVEKEINLSTVPNAVLCNPRNGYQNYNCAINLTRKTIYTYMGTLKPMAANANYCSAGELSPLMNDPYYKTIGLGTRIFLGGAQGYVTWAGTQHKPGVRRTGKGVPVSPAGTLWVMGDLKQMSPKWLVGVSIQGYGCSLAVGLGIPIPILNEEMAEYTGISDEDIFTQIVDYGNDYPNGVSRSLGQVSYAELKSGSIRFNDREIPTVPLSSMIKAREIAQTLKDWITRGDFYLGEPQFTLPVS, encoded by the coding sequence ATGAAACCGTACAAAGTGCAAAAGACATTCCGTGAAATCAACGAAAAGATTCGCACCGGCGAAGTCGTCGTCGTCACAGCCGAAGAAATGGTGGGCATCGTCCGGGAGCAGGGCGCCGTTGAGGCCGCCAGGTCCGTCGATGTCGTCACCACCGGCACCTTCTCCCCCATGTGCTCTTCCGGCGCATTCATCAACTTCGGCCATTCGGCGCCCGGCATCAAGGCGTCCAAAGTCTGGCTCAACAATGTTCCGGCTTACGGCGGTATCGCAGCGGTCGATTGCTATATCGGCGCCACGGAACCCTGTGAGGACGACCCCCTGAACAAGGTCTATCCGGGAGAATTCAATTACGGCGGAGGCCATGTCATCCAGGATCTCACCGCCGGGAAAAAGGTGTTTCTCAGGGCGACGGCGTATGGAACGGATTGCTACCCCAACAAGTTCGTCGAAAAGGAAATCAACCTCTCCACAGTACCCAATGCCGTGCTTTGCAATCCCAGAAACGGGTATCAGAATTACAATTGCGCCATCAATCTCACCCGAAAAACCATTTACACCTACATGGGCACGCTCAAACCCATGGCGGCAAACGCCAATTACTGCTCTGCAGGCGAACTGAGCCCCCTGATGAACGATCCGTATTACAAGACCATCGGGCTGGGCACGCGTATCTTTCTGGGAGGGGCCCAGGGCTATGTCACCTGGGCGGGCACCCAGCACAAACCCGGTGTCCGCCGCACCGGCAAAGGCGTTCCGGTGTCGCCAGCCGGAACCCTGTGGGTGATGGGAGACCTCAAGCAGATGAGCCCCAAATGGCTCGTCGGCGTCAGCATCCAGGGATACGGCTGCTCCCTTGCCGTCGGGCTGGGCATTCCCATCCCCATCCTGAACGAGGAAATGGCCGAATACACCGGCATATCGGATGAAGACATCTTCACCCAGATCGTGGACTACGGAAACGATTATCCAAACGGCGTCTCCCGAAGTCTCGGGCAGGTAAGCTATGCAGAGCTCAAAAGCGGCAGCATCCGGTTCAACGACCGCGAAATTCCGACGGTGCCGCTCTCCAGCATGATCAAGGCCAGGGAAATCGCTCAAACCCTTAAAGACTGGATCACCCGGGGCGATTTCTATCTGGGTGAGCCGCAATTCACGCTGCCGGTTTCCTGA